From the genome of Capsicum annuum cultivar UCD-10X-F1 chromosome 4, UCD10Xv1.1, whole genome shotgun sequence:
GTGATAACCCAAATCCAGTAATTGATGGAAGAAGAGCTAACTGTAACATTGCATCTCTTGGACGGCCTCGTCCTTCACCACCTCGAGGTACTCATCCTTTTCTGTCTGTCTCATTGTTCATTTGACTAGTCAAACTTCATTTCTCGATAATCCCACCACATTTTACTTACATACAATAATAGTACAAATAATGTCACATGAATGAATTAAAACTAATGATATACCGATATCTTAATAGCTTGATCGGTTAACTAACCTCAATTCTTATTTTATTCGCGAAGGTtcactttttcatttttaactATCTTCTCTATTCctaatttaaaaataacaaaaaaaaaaacaaaacggagggagtaattaccttaaattttttttttggtcagagtaattaacttaattattattacaataattgttattataggtaGGGGACAAGGAGGGAATCCTTATCAAGGAGGGATAGCACAAggacaatcatcatcatcatatagtGGGGTGGCGGCAGCACCATTGCCATTACCTCCACCAGCTGCAACTCCTATGATATATTCACCATATGGgtaaattcttttttctttattcgGTTAATTTATTTTTTCGGAAATTTATTGATTTGTTGTAATTAGTCCATGCTAggtattaaataagaaaaataataaaatggtcCATGATCTGATGGTATACTGCACAAGGAAAAAGATGTGTGATAAAAATGGCAGGCATATTTGCCAGTGGTATAACAACTGAAAACCTCACATTTATGTTGTCGTCGTCGTCGTAAAGCCTAAATTTTTATAATCAtacaaatggaaaaaaaaaatatacatacatatacataatatatcatCTAGTAATTTTATTGAATGCAGGTTGGTACAGGCAgatcaataataaatatataaattgataaatGGTGACTGCTATGATATGAGTTGTCAGTTGCAGACAACGTGCAATGCTTTTCATTTATGTGTTGGATTTTGGCTcctctaaattcaaacatatatagatatatgcacatatataagaatattctaataaataaatttttaataatataaatttttaaataaaatagtcactcatttttaatttttttttattctagttttcaGTAACTTGAAAGATTGAGTGTAGAGTATATTTTAGAAACCATTTCTTATAAGGTAATTCCAATAACCTTacctttatcctttttttttcttagaaaaaacAGAGATGAAAATGATGCTTACCAGAGCCATTTTGACTTTATATGTGTTTGCTTTTGACTTGCATGAATTATCCAACCAaatagattctttttttttccttattttattgtATGATACCTTTTCCTCTCCCATTTCAAcattttattgaaatataatttattgtCACTTTTTGCTTGCAAAACAAATACGAAGCGTTCATTATAAGTAACTACTTATAGTCCGtttctatcatatttttaaaatcaatttattttgaaaagagttTTTGTATTACTCTTCTAAAATCACTTATTTTCTTTGTAAGTTTGGCCAAgcatttcacatttttttttctgaaaaaataaatcatttttaactCCCAAATGCTATCACTTTCTTTTAGGTGATTGTTTATGATCATCTCATCTAAAAACAGATAATAAGAACATTGTATCCTCAATAATTTAATTTAGTTATCCGACCCTCTTTGCATGCCGATGAACTTGTTTTGTTTACTTTGGATAATTCTCTgtcctctctctttctctttctcttttcttttctgtgACACAAAAAAGGCTGAACAAACGTTAGGCTTTTGGTCAATTTTGCTTGTAGTTTGAACAAAGGCGTGAATGTTTTTAGGTATTAGTATAAAGTAGTACTGTAGCACTAGTGGAACAAAGTAACCAGCAATATTATACCGCTTACCATATGATATCTGACAATGCACATTGCACTCTTTCAAATAACCCACTCCTCATGGCCATTCCAAATTATACCTTGCTTTTAATCGTCACCATGAATGGCTGATCTTTATCTCTGTGTCTTTTCTAATTAGTAGCCTATTACAAACATTATCTTCACGCTAAGGAATCTCCACATATGAGTCTCGAGGCGTTTTGCTAGTTGCCCGCCCCGGGACGAGTTCCAAAGTTGTCTTTAAGACATTGTTCCAAGGTGGTCAACTATTACTAAATCCCCTTATGCAAAAATGAACTTTAACATAGAAATAAGTTGTTGAATCATTTTTAAATCTCGATGTTTGAATTTCTGAAATTCACCGATGTCTCCTAAGTGTATAGTCGATAAGAGCATAGCTATATTTTCTTGAAATGTGACgactatataatataatatatccaTTGTGTAGCTACCTAAAATATGTCAAATTACACAGTACAGGCTGTTGTATTTATGTTCACGTATTTTCAACGTTTGCTACAAAGGGGTGCTTGTCACTTCATTTTCAggtaaaaacttacacgcaccGGTGTATACacaaaactaatattttttaccatgattgtgtaattaaattaagtaaaatacatgtcgattaatcatggttaagtaacatgaactttaaattcaaacacatggcaTGCATGTATTGGCTTGGGGTATACACCGAGTGCGTGTAAGTTTTTTCCATTCATGTCTCACGTAATTTTGTAATGCGTTGAGAGTAGGTACCATTTATAGAGTACCTATTACGTGAAAGCTACTTGCACTAAATCCATATAAGTTTCATAGTACTATATATCTTCAAACATTTTAATGTAAAGAGTTTTGCAAGATTCCGGCATTTGATAGGCAAGCATGAGAAATTATTTTGGAAGAAACCATTTTAAGTAGTATaaagattgaaaataataatgttacATATCAAATGGTGTTTGGTGAAATCTTGGAGCATCAAAAGTCTTATATTTATCCTATTGTTGATTGGGATAGCGATAAAATATTACGAGTTGAAATAATTACGAAGGAACATGACTTCCATTCACAGATAAGGAAAGTTATTCCCTCTTGTTGTTGATAATCAAACattaaaaaatgacattttttctgaaaatattttcCACTTACCGTTATGCACCCTGACTTAACTTGAGATGCTCctcttcattttttaattttattttataattactcCTTGTAAGCATACATCTTTTTTTGCCTTTTTAGTGACTCAAACTTATAGCCTTCATTGTTGAAGGTGGGAAATACTTACCATCTCAACAATCCTTCGTGTCTTATAAGTACTTGTTTATCCTTTACCAAGAAAACAAGCATAATCATTTCTTCTAACCATTTTGCAGGTATGCAACCTATCCTCCTGATTATTACCATCAAGTAAGTACCAATATATTCCATTGGTCTTTTAACATACTATTGATCAATCAATCTCCCTTTTTacatccaaatattaaaattacaAACTATGAAAATGACAATAGAGGGAAATGAATTGAATGAACAGGGATTGTACAATCCAGGGACATACCAACAAGCTGCAGCAGCACATTATTATCAACAAATGTATGGAAGTTCATCATCACCAACTCCTGCTGCATATTATTATGGATATTCCATGCAGGGATCTAGGGGAACATTTTCTGCAGCTACTGCTCATCATCATCAACGCTTTCAAGGCCCAACTGCTTCTTATCTTTATTATCCTACTACTACTACTAGTCACTTGCCTGCCGATGCTGCCGCTTTTACTCCGCCTCCTCCGCCTCTACTCCAACATCCTCCTCCTCCTCATGTTGCAGCTACAAGGATTCAATTTCCTTCTCCTACTACTGGTATGCACTATTTCTCAATTTATTCTATATATACTAGCTTCTCCATTTTCTGCTTAAGATTATTATTTCTACACATGAATATAACATATACTACAAAAATATTACCAGACAGTACAGTTGTCGTCACTAAATAGGAAAAATTCGTTGCTAATCCTATTTATCGATGGATTATCAAATATCCTATTAGTCACGGGCTATTCCATTTAGCTAATTCCTTTTGCTGCAGTCATTCCGACACGCATGCATGTGGTTTAACATATATGAGTTTGGATCGGAGTGACCTTATatacactataaataggaggTAGTAACATCATGTTATCAAAGTATAATATGTTGTAGTAGATAATCTATCTTATTTCTAGGTTACTAATCCCACTTATTATGGACAGTTTACGAGTAATTATCTTTTTGGTGACTGGTAGAGTAGAAATTCTCTTACAATGTAAGGTGTCTAGAAGTTAAAGCTCTTAAATAAAGATAACGTATAAATATCAGGAACAACATATTGTGTAACTTGATTACTATTACTACCTAATAGATTTTCACAACCAGAGATGAAGCTGCAATATTAGATACATAACCAGACGAATCTAGTAGTTTTTGTTTAGACGGCCTTGTATTTTAATTTGCCAAAACAATAACTTAAATGAGCTATGAATTGGATAACAAATTGAGAACATATATAAACTTTAAATGCTGACTTCAGCACATAACATAAAGTTAGAGAGGAAACACGAAAGGAGATAtattacaattattatataaaagattcaaagtgatcatactttTACTCCAGAATAATTGTTACAGTCTGTTATAGTTGTAAACATTATAAAATGTGAAAAGGTATAAGAGTAAAGATAGAGAGGGGCAAGGGAGGGGGCCATGTGGGGGAGTCTATGCATGTGACATGAGCTGTCTTGGGCAAGGCAGTGATGTATCAATGGGTCAAATGAAAATCATATGCCAGGGAGGCATATGTATGTATTTTCTTCTGCCTGAGTGTAAAATAACAGTAAATGCATGTGAATGGTCATACAATTATCTAGGACTTTAGATATAATGGATGGTTCTCAATAGGCAGTGAATCAAGTGGGCATATGAATCCTCCCACTATACCCCCCATGTAAAATTAAACATTATGCTATTCTAGGTACAATATGTAACTAGTCACCCTGGTGTTTCTTTCGGTGCATGTCCTCATTTAGAAGATTCAATGGGGACCTCTAGattgattatttaatttggaAAGATgtttgtattttttctcttttccaaCTAATTCGCTTATGCGAGGAGTTTTGGAGTAATCtaaaaagttgttgtcatgtgactaggaggtcatgAGTTCAAGCCTTAGAAATAACCTTCGAAAAAAATGCAAGGTAAAGCTGTGtgcaatagacccttgtgatcgGGCCCTTTCCAAACCTTGTACATAACAGAAGCTTTAATGTACCGGGCTGGCCTTTAACTATTCTATTACAAAAAGAAAACTTTAACATGTGCGTGGGAAGACTAGTACCATTTCAGAACTCTTAATTAGCCGAATACTATGGCCATGAACATATATGAGTTAAATGGTAGTAATAATTAGGTAGAAGCTCCAATTAATAGGTCCGAAAATTGTCAGTAACATATTGCACGGACCTCATTAGGTGCACCTATTGACAATTATATTTAGCAGCTGTTAGGAACACTTGAGGATAATTGAGTAACCTAAGAGATAACACATAGGTTaaaattcaaatgtatttattgcTGTATGTATCATATGTGTAATGCCACACATCCAGTGGAGATAGGATTAGCATAGCTCACATATAAGTGTCCTACTTGGGCTCAACTTTACCGTAGCAAAACCTGTTTTTATAGAAGAAATGAAGtagatatttattatataatgtTTGGACATTGATGGCCAAATAGGGAAGTACAATGCTACAAACAGATTGgcgaactaaatgatatatgccAATTGATTATTACCAACCATAGAttgttattttagatatttttattttctatttggtATTGTTTTTCCAGCAATATCCAGCTGTAGCTATTCAGATGAAATCAATGCAAAAACAACTTACTCCGTGTAGGCTGTGTAGTTAATTACAGCAAGATCACTGTGTTTGCTTTATCAATCACAACTGCATCATTATACAAATAATGACATAAAATTCTCTTATGTTCAGTACAtagaatttttatgttatttggtACTCCTAATAATATTACTTATTATAGCAGGTTAGTCGTCATATATAGTTTTGAGTGGAGAAGTgctttaaaaagaaagaaatacttATGAAGCTACTGATCTTAAATCTATCATGATATTTTTCTAGGTCTAAAAGCATATGATTAAGAGTAAAATTGAACTTTACTGGTAAACTTAAAAACTGTAGAATAGTAAGGATTTCAAATATGACTCAGAAATTGAAGGTCTGTCCAATCTGTCCAAAATCTTATGGGTTCGGGCCAGAGTTGAATCTCGGATCAGGGCTAGGTCTCAAGTCATGGGTGGGATCTCGAGTCAAGCGTGGGCACGGGACCTAGGTCAAGGTGTCCTGGATCTCGATCTAGGGTCATGTGTCTCGTGTCGGGGTCGAGTCTCCGGTCTCAAGTTAGGTTTTTGAGTCTCGAGTCTTGGTTCAAGGTTAGGGTTTGGGATAGGGTTTGGTCTCTGATCTTTACTCAGGGTAGGATCTTGGGTAGGGGTTAGGTCATGGGTCAAGGTCCGGACTAGAGTCTCAAACAAGGGTTTGATCTCTGATTGAGGGCCTGTCCATGGTACTTGGTCGATGTTGTTCTCAAATTAAGGTCAAGTTTAAGGACGAGATCAGATCTTGATTCCTGAGTCAATGTTGGATGTTGCATTGAGGTTTGGTCCTTGGTAGGGGTCGGTGTTGGTTCTCAACTATTGGTCGTGTCTTGGGTTGAAATTGAGGGTTAGGGCTTAAGTCCAAGCTAAGGTTGGATCTCGAGTCTCCGATTACTAGTCATGGTCAAGTCTCAAGTTGGTTTCAACCTTGGAGTCTCGACTCTAGAGTCGCAGGTTGAGGCTTTTGGTTGGAATCGCAACCGAAGGCTCGAGCTTCAATGAATTGTCGGGGAGGGAAAGGTAGGCCTACACCGAAGATGGGGTTATATGGGGGGAGGGGGGACCATTTAATAAATTATGTCAGTTGTGTAGGCCATGACATAATCCATTTTTAGCCATTTCAGTCCAAGTAATTTTTGGGCTAACTTTAGTCCTAACTCATTTATTTACTAAGCTTATTTTAACCTGCTCAAATCCCGCCTAACTTGCCTATTTGACACCTCTTAAAGTAGTGTTGTTTTTTCATAACATActacaaagaaaaaaatcacataaaattaaatttaaattaaaatccTCTCTTATTGATATACTGATGATATTTTTTGTACCATTGTAAATGGCAGAATCACAAATTCCACAGCAGACTTCAGCAGAAACAACAGAAGTTGGGCCTGTGACTACTGAGAGTCCAAATACATAAAAAGAGAGTACAAACTCATCATCCTCAAATCATATTTATCAGTCATCAAGCatggtgaaaataaaaaaaagaaactgTACAatctttaaccaaaaaaaaaaaaaaagaattaacgAGACTTTgctctatttttcaaaaaagtccatccattaatttttcttaatttggtCCATGCTGAATTATGCATCAAGAGGCAGACtgatttcaacaacaacaaatggctGATAAGTTGGACTACTCAGAGATATTACATGGCCAATTATTcatctcttcttttctttatttctttaattttccatTTTAAACATTTCAATTgttgttcatttatttatttttcatttttactaAACATCGATCCTTTTTATTACTGTACCAACAGTAGGACGGAAATATTAATAACGAATTTATGACatatttacccttttttttttttttaatttgttctaTTATATTCTTTGTTTGATGTTTAATTCCTGTTCGTAGTAAGTTATTTATTAgttgatcatttctttatttcattatgCCTTAATTTACGGTTGGAACATCGAAAGTTAAGGGATAGAATGAACTTATGCCTAAACATTTAATAATTTATTGTTGAAGTGTATGATAATCGCACCTAAAAGTTTGCATTTTTAGAGagcatatttttatttaattgattaaATCTTCAACATGCTTGCATTTCATTTGATTCTTTTTCATGAGCCAATCACACAATCTTTTTTAATTAGTGGACAACACAAGTGAGACTTGAACTCAAGTCCTTAATTTGGCTCTGGATCTTCCGAGATCATGATTAAGAAGAAAGGATCTAGATGGTAGCGCACAACCCAAAAAGTTAGTTTGAGAGGTAAAACTTGCCGAGATCAATAACCATCATCCACGCACTAACACCCTTGAGACTGTTGGTGATTGGAACGCAAACAAAATAACACGGAGCCCATTATTGGGTTAAACACAAATCAAGTTGATACTAGCATTAAAATTTTGGGTGATTAATAGCCTGTTAGGATtgcttatttatcaaaataagcacttattttgaaaagaaaaatgcttcttttttttttttttttttgaaaaaggtgtttggtaaacttgcaaaaatgcttttaaaaataagtagaaacaGTTTTTCCGTTTctcaaaataagcagaaatagaaacagaaaattatttttttatgacaaaaatatccctatcacacGCAcaaatatgtataatatataccTTATTAGATAATTAgcatatcttacaagtttgattaatttttgatttttaaaaatttatattttatatttacgtcataattctttatgatttatatattattttattttacttattttctttaaataaatttgaaaatatcattgatgatgattactaaggaatatataaattattttattactattattaatgataacaattgacagatgaatcatgttacaagattgtattttgctatcacatataaattttttctcgaatagttaattttaaataaataattcatgaaaactgacatatttgttaaaatatagtgtatatatatatatgaatatgatgacCGCTTATTTGTAGTAAATTGTGACAccgtaaaaatatattaaaaaagacTTTAACTATTGTGCTAACGAAGACAACATCACAGAGATCGAAGATGTAGACCGGTCTTTTGGTATACCTTCAGAAATACAAAACATATGTTCTACAAGTATGGAGACATTGCGTAgtaaaattagggatgaaattgttgagaatttttgtgatgtatgaaggtctaattatttttgtcgttaatttttttcatatatagtgatttaatttatgaaataacttttgtattcatttttgtttgatgttttatgtaatatttaaattatttaagtaatatatcaccatttagtttttttaatgtatttatgtatataaatattgattaaaaattttagagtatgtactttttaattaaattaacaaaattaattaaaaatattataatagatatttaaaataatttttctctataattTGATTTTAGTATTAAAAGCCTATTGATAGATGttctttttggtcatttgtctaaaaaaaacatttattgaaaaaaattatccaaacacaatttgattatcaaaaatcTTTTCGaatgaatttatcaaacacaaactgtttttttttataaacacTTTTCTGAAAAGCCATTTTATAAAAGTGCTTCTCAAATAAGTAGTTTTATAACCGCAATCCCTAAGGGGCTCTAAGTGTGCTTGTATTATTCGTATTCCTTTGGTGACGTTCAATATCTCAGtaaatattcattatttttgGTTACAAGTTCAACTTGAGTTCTGACTATGAAATTGTACTGTATGTTTAAACCCTCGTGTATAAATTTCTGAGTCCATCGGTGTTCTTGAGGGATACAAAAAGTGATACATTCTCTTGAAAATTAGTAACCCTCTTGAGAATATGATTAATAAGTAGATAAAAGTGTGTTCTTTTTAACAACTTAAACTTTTAGATGAGATGACCACACATACTTCAACATGATATCAGAGTGATCAGATCCACCCAATTGTTACTTACCGATGTTGGACCCCATCTTATTACCATGCTA
Proteins encoded in this window:
- the LOC107867475 gene encoding RNA-binding protein 24-B, encoding MAYQHYRSPFGDTTYTKVFVGGLAWETPTDVMRRYFEQFGEILEAVIITDKNTGKSKGYGFVTYRDPESARRACDNPNPVIDGRRANCNIASLGRPRPSPPRGRGQGGNPYQGGIAQGQSSSSYSGVAAAPLPLPPPAATPMIYSPYGYATYPPDYYHQGLYNPGTYQQAAAAHYYQQMYGSSSSPTPAAYYYGYSMQGSRGTFSAATAHHHQRFQGPTASYLYYPTTTTSHLPADAAAFTPPPPPLLQHPPPPHVAATRIQFPSPTTESQIPQQTSAETTEVGPVTTESPNT